In Primulina eburnea isolate SZY01 chromosome 3, ASM2296580v1, whole genome shotgun sequence, one DNA window encodes the following:
- the LOC140827762 gene encoding glycine-rich protein-like: protein MGSKALVFLGFLVAMVLLISSEVAARELAETTNSVEANQETEETEVGDQYGGGYGGGRGGYGGGRGGYGGGRGGRGGYGGGGRGGYGGGRGGRCRYGCCGGGGYGGRCRCCSYAGQAVDPDFVEDETQN from the exons ATGGGTTCCAAAGCACTTGTCTTTCTTGGCTTTTTGGTAGCCATGGTTCTCCTCATTTCCTCTGAGGTGGCCGCGAGAGAGTTGGCTGAGACCACCAACTCTGTTGAAGCAA ACCAGGAAACGGAGGAAACTGAAGTTGGAGATCAATATGGAGGTGGATACGGAGGCGGCCGAGGTGGATACGGAGGAGGACGAGGTGGGTACGGAGGCGGGCGCGGCGGCCGCGGTGGATATGGAGGCGGTGGTCGCGGTGGATATGGAGGCGGCCGAGGTGGACGCTGCCGCTATGGCTGCTGCGGCGGAGGTGGCTACGGTGGGCGTTGCAGGTGCTGCAGCTACGCCGGGCAAGCTGTGGATCCTGACTTTGTTGAAGACGAAACtcaaaactaa
- the LOC140827764 gene encoding glycine-rich protein-like isoform X1, producing the protein MASKALVLLGLFVAMALLISSEVAARELAETAKETEATEVGDQYGGGYGGGRGGYGGGGRGGYGGGGRGGYGGGGRGGYGGGRGGYGGGRCRYGCCGRGYGGCRCCSYAGQAVDADFVEAETHN; encoded by the exons ATGGCTTCCAAAGCACTTGTCTTGCTCGGCCTTTTCGTAGCCATGGCTCTTCTCATTTCCTCTGAGGTAGCAGCAAGAGAGTTGGCTGAAACAG CCAAGGAAACGGAGGCAACTGAAGTCGGAGATCAATATGGTGGTGGATATGGAGGCGGCCGTGGGGGATATGGAGGCGGCGGCAGAGGCGGATATGGAGGAGGCGGCCGAGGCGGATATGGAGGAGGTGGGCGCGGTGGATACGGAGGTGGGCGTGGTGGATACGGAGGTGGACGCTGCCGCTATGGCTGCTGCGGAAGAGGATATGGGGGTTGCAGGTGCTGCAGCTACGCCGGGCAAGCTGTGGATGCCGACTTTGTTGAAGCAGAAACACACAACTAA
- the LOC140827764 gene encoding uncharacterized protein isoform X2 encodes MASKALVLLGLFVAMALLISSEVAARELAETAKETEATEVGDQYGGGYGGGRGGYGGGGRGGYGGGGRGGYGGGGRCRYGCCGRGYGGCRCCSYAGQAVDADFVEAETHN; translated from the exons ATGGCTTCCAAAGCACTTGTCTTGCTCGGCCTTTTCGTAGCCATGGCTCTTCTCATTTCCTCTGAGGTAGCAGCAAGAGAGTTGGCTGAAACAG CCAAGGAAACGGAGGCAACTGAAGTCGGAGATCAATATGGTGGTGGATATGGAGGCGGCCGTGGGGGATATGGAGGCGGCGGCAGAGGCGGATATGGAGGAGGCGGCCGAGGCGGATATGGAGGAG GTGGACGCTGCCGCTATGGCTGCTGCGGAAGAGGATATGGGGGTTGCAGGTGCTGCAGCTACGCCGGGCAAGCTGTGGATGCCGACTTTGTTGAAGCAGAAACACACAACTAA